A window of the Mucilaginibacter sp. cycad4 genome harbors these coding sequences:
- a CDS encoding bestrophin family ion channel, with product MIIRKKEHWFRMLFIWHGSVLPRLLPRLGLLLVLSVIIVYLHGSLFSFKVPLNPAPFTLFGLALALFLGFRNNASYDRFWEGRKLWGALLNDTRSLARQAFTTTGYQFDDQEPKSFIQLLITLTYSLKHQLRGTDAKTDLEQRLPAELASRIGKAKYKPIMLLSEMGNWVRTAKSKGKIDSIIQVAFEENFNKLSDIVGGCERIASTPIPYSYRVLLHRTVYMYCFMLPFGLVDSLGWLTPFIVVFIAYTFVAFEAIADEIEEPFGTEDNDLALNAMCRMIETTLLEIGGQQLPDIKEVEGRIID from the coding sequence ATGATTATCAGGAAAAAAGAGCATTGGTTCAGGATGCTGTTTATCTGGCACGGCTCTGTATTGCCGCGCTTGCTGCCCCGCCTTGGTTTGTTGTTGGTATTATCTGTAATTATAGTTTATCTGCATGGTTCTTTGTTTTCGTTCAAGGTACCGCTTAATCCGGCGCCATTTACATTATTTGGTTTAGCACTTGCCCTGTTTTTAGGTTTCAGGAACAATGCCAGTTATGACCGTTTTTGGGAAGGCAGAAAATTATGGGGGGCCTTATTAAACGATACACGTTCGCTGGCCCGGCAAGCTTTCACTACCACCGGCTATCAATTTGATGATCAGGAACCAAAAAGTTTCATCCAGTTGCTCATAACTTTAACTTACAGTCTCAAGCATCAGTTACGTGGTACAGATGCCAAAACCGATCTTGAGCAAAGGCTGCCCGCCGAATTAGCCTCGCGAATAGGAAAGGCTAAATATAAACCTATCATGCTCCTGAGTGAAATGGGCAATTGGGTGCGCACAGCTAAATCGAAGGGAAAAATCGATTCTATTATACAGGTTGCCTTTGAGGAAAATTTCAATAAACTATCGGACATTGTAGGCGGCTGCGAGAGGATAGCATCTACGCCAATTCCTTACAGTTACCGGGTATTGCTTCACCGCACGGTTTATATGTATTGTTTTATGCTGCCCTTTGGCCTGGTTGATAGCCTGGGCTGGCTTACTCCATTCATAGTTGTTTTTATTGCCTATACATTTGTCGCGTTTGAAGCCATTGCCGATGAAATTGAAGAACCTTTCGGAACAGAGGATAATGATTTGGCTTTAAACGCCATGTGCCGGATGATAGAAACTACGCTGCTTGAAATAGGAGGGCAACAATTGCCAGATATTAAAGAAGTTGAGGGCCGGATAATCGACTAA